In a single window of the Osmia bicornis bicornis chromosome 7, iOsmBic2.1, whole genome shotgun sequence genome:
- the LOC114873002 gene encoding calcineurin B homologous protein 1-like isoform X2, whose protein sequence is MGNRSSLLLREEEIAQIQEATGFTPNQIERLYSRFTSLDRGDCGTLSREDFLRIPELAINPLGDRIVNAFFEESGNDRVNFLQFMQVLAHFRPIKKNSPNRLNSRQEKLKFAFKMYDLDNDDLISKDELLAILHMMVGANISEEQLTSIAERTIMEADENGDGMISFDEFCKTLERTDVEQKMSIR, encoded by the exons ATGGGTAATAGATCTAGCTTACTTTTGCGCGAAGAAGAAATAGCGCAAATCCAGGAAGCCACTGGAT TTACTCCAAATCAAATTGAACGCTTATACAGTCGTTTTACAAGTCTCGATCGCGGAGATTGTGGAACACTGAGTAGAGAAGACTTTCTTCGAATTCCAGAATTGGCAATTAATCCTCTGGGTGATAGAATTGTAAATGCTTTCTTTGAAGAAAGCGGTAATGATAGGGTGAATTTTCTACAATTTATGCAAGTGCTGGCTCACTTTAGACCAATTAAGAAAAATAGTCCAAATAGGCTAAATTCTAGGCAAGAGAAACTAAAAT TTGCTTTCAAAATGTATGATTTGGATAACGATGATTTGATATCAAAAGACGAGCTTCTAGCTATTTTACACATGATGGTTGGGGCAAATATTAG tGAAGAACAGTTAACTAGTATTGCAGAACGGACCATAATGGAAGCTGATGAGAATGGTGATGGAATGATATCATTTGATGAATTTTGCAAAACTCTGGAAAGAA
- the LOC114872898 gene encoding activating transcription factor 3 isoform X2, with translation MYNLNVNVNPSPTAAAGLLGVAAAEVTPRTPEIVNSLIAMTNPFEGYTNERSRDRTDSTSSGLKLTLQTKRRANGSGDDTKKRTKKEDGSADDEEEDEGGNNNGRSGLTPEDEERRRRRRERNKIAATKCRLKKREKTVILVKESEILETQNHDLKSQIQELETQRRRLVDMLSFHRPTCLKQSNDTSYQQYAEPLQLPSYQENFVQPPPALNQPQNCVTDYPVKVEEYEGEFYRQESPYVPTTDTGCTV, from the exons ATGTACAACCTGAATGTGAACGTGAATCCTAGTCCGACGGCTGCCGCGGGTCTTCTCGGTGTCGCGGCGGCCGAGGTCACTCCAAGGACACCGGAAATCGTAAACTCCCTAATCGCCATGACCAATCCCTTCGAGGGTTACACGAACGAGAGAAGCAGGGATCGTACGGACTCGACTAGCAGCG GGTTGAAGTTGACGTTACAAACGAAGAGGCGAGCTAATGGAAGCGGAGATGACACCAAGAAGAGGACGAAGAAGGAAGATGGCAGCGCGGACGACGAGGAAGAGGACGAAGGGGGAAACAACAACGGCCGCAGTGGA CTGACGCCGGAAGACGAGGAGAGGCGTCGGAGGAGACGAGAGAGGAACAAAATCGCAGCGACAAAGTGTCGTTTAAAGAAACGCGAGAAGACGGTGATCCTGGTGAAGGAGTCCGAGATCCTCGAGACGCAGAACCACGACCTTAAGTCGCAGATCCAGGAGCTGGAGACCCAGAGGCGTAGGCTGGTGGACATGCTGAGTTTCCACAGGCCGACGTGTCTGAAACAAAGCAACGACACGTCGTATCAGCAGTATGCAGAACCGTTGCAGTTGCCGAGTTACCAGGAAAATTTCGTACAACCTCCGCCAGCGTTAAATCAACCTCAGAACTGTGTGACGGATTATCCGGTGAAGGTGGAGGAGTACGAGGGTGAATTTTACCGACAGGAGAGCCCGTACGTGCCGACCACGGATACCGGTTGCACGGTTTAA
- the LOC114873002 gene encoding calcineurin B homologous protein 1-like isoform X1 — protein sequence MGNRSSLLLREEEIAQIQEATGFTPNQIERLYSRFTSLDRGDCGTLSREDFLRIPELAINPLGDRIVNAFFEESGNDRVNFLQFMQVLAHFRPIKKNSPNRLNSRQEKLKFAFKMYDLDNDDLISKDELLAILHMMVGANISEEQLTSIAERTIMEADENGDGMISFDEFCKTLERTDVEQKMSIRFLS from the exons ATGGGTAATAGATCTAGCTTACTTTTGCGCGAAGAAGAAATAGCGCAAATCCAGGAAGCCACTGGAT TTACTCCAAATCAAATTGAACGCTTATACAGTCGTTTTACAAGTCTCGATCGCGGAGATTGTGGAACACTGAGTAGAGAAGACTTTCTTCGAATTCCAGAATTGGCAATTAATCCTCTGGGTGATAGAATTGTAAATGCTTTCTTTGAAGAAAGCGGTAATGATAGGGTGAATTTTCTACAATTTATGCAAGTGCTGGCTCACTTTAGACCAATTAAGAAAAATAGTCCAAATAGGCTAAATTCTAGGCAAGAGAAACTAAAAT TTGCTTTCAAAATGTATGATTTGGATAACGATGATTTGATATCAAAAGACGAGCTTCTAGCTATTTTACACATGATGGTTGGGGCAAATATTAG tGAAGAACAGTTAACTAGTATTGCAGAACGGACCATAATGGAAGCTGATGAGAATGGTGATGGAATGATATCATTTGATGAATTTTGCAAAACTCTGGAAAGAA
- the LOC114873015 gene encoding protein transport protein Sec61 subunit gamma, with translation MDQVKKLTEPGRQFAKDSIRLIKRCTKPDRKEFQKIAIATAIGFCIMGFIGFFVKLIHIPINNIIVGS, from the exons ATGGACCAAGTGAAAAAGCTAACAGAACCCGGACGTCAGTTCGCAAAAGACAGTATTCGTCTTATCAAAAGATGTACAAAACCTGACAGGAAAG aatttcagaaaattgcCATTGCCACAGCTATCGGTTTCTGTATAATGGGTTTCATAGGATTCtttgttaaattaattcataTTCCAATTAATAACATCATTGT GGGTTCATAA
- the LOC114872898 gene encoding activating transcription factor 3 isoform X1: protein MYNLNVNVNPSPTAAAGLLGVAAAEVTPRTPEIVNSLIAMTNPFEGYTNERSRDRTDSTSSGEPSPPSVQHTCSQLIKEGLKLTLQTKRRANGSGDDTKKRTKKEDGSADDEEEDEGGNNNGRSGLTPEDEERRRRRRERNKIAATKCRLKKREKTVILVKESEILETQNHDLKSQIQELETQRRRLVDMLSFHRPTCLKQSNDTSYQQYAEPLQLPSYQENFVQPPPALNQPQNCVTDYPVKVEEYEGEFYRQESPYVPTTDTGCTV from the exons ATGTACAACCTGAATGTGAACGTGAATCCTAGTCCGACGGCTGCCGCGGGTCTTCTCGGTGTCGCGGCGGCCGAGGTCACTCCAAGGACACCGGAAATCGTAAACTCCCTAATCGCCATGACCAATCCCTTCGAGGGTTACACGAACGAGAGAAGCAGGGATCGTACGGACTCGACTAGCAGCGGTGAGCCGAGCCCACCGAGTGTTCAGCACACCTGTAGTCAGCTCATTAAAGAAG GGTTGAAGTTGACGTTACAAACGAAGAGGCGAGCTAATGGAAGCGGAGATGACACCAAGAAGAGGACGAAGAAGGAAGATGGCAGCGCGGACGACGAGGAAGAGGACGAAGGGGGAAACAACAACGGCCGCAGTGGA CTGACGCCGGAAGACGAGGAGAGGCGTCGGAGGAGACGAGAGAGGAACAAAATCGCAGCGACAAAGTGTCGTTTAAAGAAACGCGAGAAGACGGTGATCCTGGTGAAGGAGTCCGAGATCCTCGAGACGCAGAACCACGACCTTAAGTCGCAGATCCAGGAGCTGGAGACCCAGAGGCGTAGGCTGGTGGACATGCTGAGTTTCCACAGGCCGACGTGTCTGAAACAAAGCAACGACACGTCGTATCAGCAGTATGCAGAACCGTTGCAGTTGCCGAGTTACCAGGAAAATTTCGTACAACCTCCGCCAGCGTTAAATCAACCTCAGAACTGTGTGACGGATTATCCGGTGAAGGTGGAGGAGTACGAGGGTGAATTTTACCGACAGGAGAGCCCGTACGTGCCGACCACGGATACCGGTTGCACGGTTTAA